From uncultured Roseateles sp., the proteins below share one genomic window:
- a CDS encoding DUF87 domain-containing protein, translating to MHDVSYFALTNGRAPHKRFGIKQADRLFHMHVIGKTGTGKSRLLETLIRQDIDAGRGVALIDPHGDLALRVLAYATERRADVVYLDAADEAAPYGYNPLRGVGNEYVPLAVSGLMEVFKKRFPDAWGVRMEHVLRNVLYAILESGGGTLTDVLLMLSDKDFRKQVVQKVKNEAVRAFWENEFPKYAERYRGDALAPIQNKIGAFLADPRMRRIVTAPQVDLSLRKIMDSGQVLIINLSKGTVGEDSASLLGALLMTTFGLAAYSRANIAEVSRRPFFLYVDEFQSFTTLAVADMISELRKYRLALTVAHQHLHQLEEGVRHALIGNAGTLIAFRVGAEDARLLSKEFMEIASVADLVGQANYCTYLKLMIDGAPSRAFAATTIAL from the coding sequence ATGCACGATGTGTCGTACTTCGCTCTGACCAATGGCAGGGCTCCCCATAAGCGATTCGGCATCAAACAAGCCGATCGGCTCTTTCACATGCATGTGATTGGAAAGACCGGCACAGGGAAGTCCAGGCTTCTTGAGACACTCATTCGACAGGACATTGATGCCGGTCGCGGCGTGGCACTGATCGACCCACACGGCGATCTAGCACTCCGAGTGCTTGCATATGCGACAGAGCGACGAGCCGATGTTGTCTATCTCGACGCTGCCGATGAAGCGGCGCCGTACGGCTACAACCCTTTGCGAGGCGTTGGCAACGAGTACGTGCCGCTCGCCGTCTCCGGATTGATGGAGGTGTTCAAGAAGCGCTTCCCAGATGCCTGGGGTGTTCGTATGGAGCACGTTCTGCGCAATGTGCTGTATGCCATTCTGGAGTCCGGCGGCGGAACGCTCACGGATGTGTTGCTCATGCTCTCGGATAAGGACTTCCGGAAGCAGGTTGTGCAGAAGGTGAAGAATGAAGCAGTGCGAGCCTTCTGGGAGAACGAATTCCCTAAGTACGCCGAACGATATCGCGGCGACGCGCTGGCGCCGATACAGAACAAGATCGGGGCGTTCCTGGCAGACCCACGCATGCGGCGCATCGTGACTGCACCACAAGTGGATCTCTCGCTCCGCAAGATCATGGACTCAGGCCAGGTGCTCATCATCAACCTGTCAAAGGGCACTGTCGGGGAAGACAGCGCTTCCCTCTTGGGGGCGCTTCTGATGACCACGTTTGGCCTTGCGGCGTACTCACGGGCAAACATAGCCGAAGTCAGTCGGCGACCGTTCTTCCTCTACGTAGATGAGTTCCAGTCTTTCACAACACTCGCGGTCGCCGACATGATTTCAGAGCTTCGAAAATATCGACTCGCGCTCACTGTCGCCCACCAACATCTGCATCAACTTGAAGAAGGCGTTAGGCATGCGCTCATCGGGAATGCCGGCACGTTGATTGCCTTTCGTGTCGGCGCTGAAGATGCGCGACTGCTGTCCAAGGAATTCATGGAGATAGCCAGTGTCGCCGATCTTGTCGGCCAAGCGAATTACTGCACCTACCTCAAACTCATGATCGACGGTGCGCCGAGTAGGGCGTTTGCAGCAACGACTATTGCTCTATAG
- a CDS encoding DUF1501 domain-containing protein — MSISHHSQASRREFLRRASAYSALGAAGPMALNLAALGTAAAQSGGDYKALVCIFLYGGNDAYNMVLATDTPSWTNYLAVRQQGSDAIALAAPGTAVNAAAAAGSPARLGGVLALNPLNAQGRSFALHPVMGGARDLFAAGRLAVLPNIGPLIRPLSKADYRNASIARPPKLFSHNDQQSTWQTGAVEGATVGWGGRMGDLLASNNGTALFTSISTSGNAVWLAGREVMQYQVSSQGAIRVGGSGSSLFGSTVVQDKLRGLMRTARSNDLLARDHAAVAARSMDAEALLSGALPAAGTAPFGTAGLANGAADPLLQYDNPLTGAKATNGLAQQLQVVARMIAARQTLGVKRQVFFVSLGGFDTHDGQNRQQADLMARLSHAMGYFDTAMQGLGVGNQVTTFTASDFGRTFTSNGDGTDHGWGSHHFVMGGAVKGRDLYGAFPAYGLSDGKGDFTSPQQIGNGAMLPQTSVDQLGATLGQWFGLSAAQALELFPNLANFDAARRNLGLMA, encoded by the coding sequence CTGCGCCGCGCCAGTGCCTACTCGGCGCTGGGTGCGGCCGGGCCCATGGCCTTGAATCTGGCCGCGCTGGGCACGGCCGCGGCGCAAAGCGGCGGTGACTACAAGGCCCTGGTCTGCATCTTTTTGTATGGCGGCAACGACGCCTACAACATGGTGCTGGCCACTGACACCCCGTCCTGGACCAACTACCTGGCCGTGCGCCAGCAGGGCAGCGATGCGATCGCGCTGGCAGCACCCGGCACGGCGGTGAACGCCGCTGCGGCGGCCGGCAGCCCGGCCCGGCTGGGCGGCGTGCTGGCCTTGAACCCGCTCAACGCCCAGGGCCGCAGCTTCGCGCTGCACCCGGTGATGGGCGGCGCGCGCGATCTGTTCGCCGCCGGCCGCCTGGCCGTGCTGCCCAATATCGGGCCGCTGATACGGCCGCTGAGCAAGGCAGACTACCGCAACGCCAGCATCGCCAGGCCGCCGAAGCTGTTCTCGCACAACGACCAGCAATCGACCTGGCAGACCGGTGCGGTCGAGGGCGCCACCGTCGGTTGGGGCGGACGCATGGGCGACCTGCTGGCCTCGAACAACGGCACGGCCCTGTTCACCAGCATCTCGACCTCGGGCAATGCGGTCTGGCTGGCCGGGCGCGAGGTGATGCAATACCAGGTGTCCAGCCAGGGCGCGATACGGGTCGGCGGCAGCGGCAGCAGCCTGTTCGGCTCGACCGTGGTGCAGGACAAGCTGCGCGGGCTGATGCGCACCGCCCGCAGCAACGACCTGCTGGCCCGCGACCACGCCGCCGTGGCCGCCCGCAGCATGGACGCCGAGGCCCTGCTCAGCGGCGCGCTGCCGGCGGCCGGCACCGCACCGTTCGGCACGGCCGGCCTGGCCAATGGTGCTGCCGATCCGCTTTTGCAGTACGACAACCCGCTGACCGGCGCCAAGGCCACCAACGGCCTGGCCCAGCAGCTGCAGGTGGTGGCGCGGATGATTGCCGCCCGCCAGACCCTGGGCGTCAAGCGCCAGGTGTTCTTTGTCTCGCTGGGTGGCTTCGACACCCACGATGGACAGAACCGCCAGCAGGCCGATCTGATGGCAAGGCTGAGCCATGCGATGGGCTATTTCGACACGGCCATGCAGGGCCTGGGCGTGGGCAACCAGGTCACCACCTTCACCGCTTCCGATTTCGGCCGCACCTTCACCAGCAATGGCGATGGCACCGATCACGGCTGGGGCAGCCACCACTTTGTGATGGGCGGGGCGGTCAAGGGCCGCGATCTGTATGGCGCCTTCCCGGCCTACGGCCTCAGCGACGGCAAGGGCGATTTCACCAGCCCGCAGCAGATCGGCAACGGCGCGATGCTGCCGCAGACCTCGGTCGACCAGCTCGGCGCCACGCTGGGCCAGTGGTTCGGCCTGAGCGCGGCCCAGGCGCTGGAGCTGTTCCCCAATCTGGCCAACTTCGATGCGGCCAGGCGCAATCTGGGTTTGATGGCCTAG
- a CDS encoding ABC transporter ATP-binding protein yields the protein MKKVPVQCRQIRLSYGSTEVLKEVSLDIEPGEFFALLGPSGSGKSTLLRLIAGFNRQQQGQVLIDGQDVSGKPPWERNVGMVFQSYALWPHLSVWDNVAFGLVERRAGKAVILEKVGAVLELVGLSAYAQRRPSQLSGGQQQRVALARTLVIEPQVLLLDEPLSNLDKTLRVQMRQELLAMQRRLGLTTIFVTHDQEEAMTTADRMAVLDKGVVQQVGTPTALYDYPVNPFVANFVGTMNLLSGQVRSRPGDPLSLDVEGVGELHFPLHLGAAEADSIQISFRPHSLRMDGADAVKDARYVWMPGTVEASEFLGEFTRYRVRVGRQSLAADHPHQVGQSGFPVGGAVSLGIAPSQVRLFGA from the coding sequence ATGAAGAAAGTGCCCGTGCAATGCCGCCAGATCCGGCTGTCCTACGGTTCGACCGAGGTGCTGAAGGAGGTCAGTCTCGATATCGAGCCCGGTGAGTTCTTTGCCCTGCTGGGTCCGTCGGGCTCGGGCAAGTCGACCCTGCTGCGCCTGATTGCCGGCTTCAACCGCCAGCAGCAGGGGCAGGTGTTGATCGACGGCCAGGATGTCAGCGGCAAGCCGCCCTGGGAGCGCAACGTCGGCATGGTGTTCCAGAGCTACGCGCTGTGGCCGCACCTGTCGGTCTGGGACAACGTCGCCTTCGGCCTGGTCGAGCGCCGGGCCGGCAAGGCCGTGATCCTGGAGAAGGTCGGTGCAGTGCTGGAGCTGGTCGGCCTGTCGGCCTATGCGCAGCGCCGGCCGAGCCAGCTCTCGGGTGGTCAGCAGCAGCGGGTGGCGCTGGCGCGCACCCTCGTGATCGAGCCCCAGGTGCTGCTGCTCGACGAACCGCTGTCCAATCTGGACAAGACCCTGCGCGTGCAGATGCGGCAGGAGCTGCTGGCGATGCAGCGGCGCCTGGGGCTGACGACGATTTTCGTGACCCATGACCAGGAAGAGGCCATGACCACGGCTGACCGCATGGCGGTGCTCGACAAGGGCGTGGTCCAGCAGGTGGGCACGCCGACCGCCTTGTACGACTACCCGGTGAACCCCTTTGTGGCCAATTTCGTCGGCACGATGAACCTGCTGTCGGGCCAGGTGCGCTCGCGCCCTGGCGACCCGCTGTCGCTCGATGTCGAGGGCGTCGGCGAGCTGCACTTCCCGCTGCATCTCGGGGCCGCCGAGGCCGACAGCATCCAGATCAGCTTTCGCCCTCACTCGTTGCGCATGGATGGGGCCGATGCGGTGAAGGACGCCCGCTATGTGTGGATGCCGGGCACGGTGGAGGCCAGCGAGTTCCTGGGCGAGTTCACCCGCTATCGCGTGCGCGTGGGCCGGCAGAGCCTGGCGGCCGACCATCCCCACCAGGTCGGGCAGTCCGGGTTCCCGGTCGGCGGCGCCGTGAGTCTGGGCATCGCGCCGTCGCAGGTGCGTCTGTTCGGCGCCTGA
- a CDS encoding DUF3892 domain-containing protein produces MADVQITCITLSTTNRKHEHITHVGGGAGKWKWTVAQVVASIDAQTNTFFVQDPRSGKRANVGVVREAGKTPFIRTYADSVWTDNLLSLPACP; encoded by the coding sequence ATGGCCGACGTTCAGATCACCTGCATCACGCTATCCACGACCAATCGGAAGCACGAGCACATCACGCATGTTGGCGGTGGTGCCGGCAAATGGAAGTGGACTGTTGCCCAGGTCGTTGCAAGCATTGACGCACAGACCAACACGTTTTTCGTCCAAGATCCACGCAGCGGAAAGCGGGCAAACGTGGGCGTCGTTCGTGAGGCAGGGAAGACCCCATTCATTCGTACGTACGCGGACAGCGTTTGGACCGACAACTTGCTGTCGCTGCCGGCCTGCCCGTGA
- a CDS encoding extracellular solute-binding protein → MPHRPRLQAFALLLSLSAGLAGSALAGTVTVITSFPKELTQAYKLAFEKANPSIKLEMLNKSTVQGIAYVRELPVGQRPDIFWASAPDAFEVLAGQQLLDKVGDLANKAVPAKVGNYPINNPQGLYLGQALAGYGLMWNTRYLAANKLPAPAQWADLTRPVYFGHVAMSAPSRSGTTHLTVETLLQGEGWDRGWSQLLQIAGNSAAITERSFGVPDGVNNGQFGIGLVIDFFGLAGKFSGFPVEFVYPDVTAVVPANIGLITGGKNPEEARKFIAYSVSTEGQLLLLDPKISRLPVLPPSALGGKVPANYPNAFEIAKRAKVQFDSDLSEARYNVVSSMFDQTITFRHKELRAATQAIHEAAAALARKPSAQGQALLKQARDLAFTPVVGDGMAGDKSFLALFTANKKDAAANKQVTGLEDRWNSHARDNYARAKAFAEQALAAAR, encoded by the coding sequence ATGCCCCATCGTCCCAGGTTGCAGGCGTTTGCCTTGTTGCTGTCACTGTCGGCGGGTCTTGCCGGTTCGGCCCTGGCTGGCACGGTGACCGTCATCACCTCGTTTCCGAAGGAGCTGACCCAGGCCTACAAGCTGGCTTTCGAGAAGGCCAACCCCAGTATCAAGCTGGAGATGCTGAACAAGAGCACGGTGCAGGGCATCGCCTATGTGCGCGAGCTGCCGGTGGGCCAACGGCCCGACATCTTCTGGGCCTCGGCGCCGGATGCGTTCGAGGTGCTGGCCGGCCAGCAACTGCTGGACAAGGTGGGCGATCTGGCCAACAAGGCGGTGCCGGCCAAGGTCGGCAACTACCCGATCAACAACCCTCAGGGCCTGTACCTGGGGCAGGCGCTGGCGGGCTACGGTCTGATGTGGAACACGCGCTACCTGGCCGCCAACAAGCTGCCGGCGCCGGCGCAATGGGCCGATCTGACGCGGCCGGTGTACTTCGGCCATGTCGCCATGAGTGCGCCTTCGCGCTCGGGCACCACCCATCTGACGGTCGAGACCCTGCTGCAGGGCGAGGGCTGGGACAGGGGCTGGAGCCAGTTGCTGCAGATTGCCGGCAACAGCGCGGCCATCACCGAGCGCAGCTTCGGCGTGCCCGATGGCGTCAACAACGGCCAGTTCGGCATCGGCCTGGTGATCGATTTCTTCGGCCTGGCGGGCAAGTTCTCGGGCTTTCCGGTCGAGTTCGTCTATCCCGACGTGACCGCCGTGGTGCCGGCCAATATCGGCCTGATCACCGGCGGCAAGAATCCCGAGGAGGCGCGCAAGTTCATCGCCTACAGCGTCTCCACCGAAGGCCAGCTGCTGCTGCTGGACCCCAAGATCTCGCGCCTGCCGGTACTGCCTCCGTCGGCCCTGGGTGGCAAGGTGCCGGCCAACTACCCGAATGCGTTCGAGATCGCCAAGCGTGCCAAGGTGCAATTCGACTCCGACCTGTCCGAAGCCCGCTACAACGTGGTGTCGTCGATGTTCGACCAGACCATCACCTTCCGCCACAAGGAGCTGAGGGCTGCCACCCAGGCCATCCACGAGGCCGCCGCGGCGCTGGCCAGGAAGCCCAGCGCGCAGGGTCAGGCCTTGCTCAAGCAGGCCCGCGATCTGGCCTTCACCCCGGTGGTGGGCGATGGCATGGCGGGTGACAAGAGCTTTCTCGCCCTGTTCACCGCCAACAAGAAGGATGCCGCGGCGAACAAGCAGGTCACCGGCCTGGAGGACCGCTGGAACAGCCATGCCCGCGACAACTACGCCCGCGCCAAGGCCTTCGCCGAGCAGGCGCTGGCCGCTGCCCGCTGA
- a CDS encoding IS66 family transposase — translation MIATDRIDTLTPEQLRQALHSALAEVQRHERQAAHDRALIDKLTHEMAVLKRLKFAAKSESFNAEQKSLLEEALDADLAALALEIEQREAGKPNSTEKRQAKRTALPAELPRREVRHEPDSLTCGCGCQLKRIGEDVAEKLDYVPGVFTVERHVRGKWVCGRCETLVQAPVAPHIIDKGIPTTGLLAQVLVAKYLDHLPLYRQEGIFGRAGLAIPRSTLAEWVGQCGVQLQPLVDALKAEMLARAVLHADETPVAMLKPGHGKTHRAYLWSYCTTAYDSLRAVVFDFADSRGGQHVRAFLGLGEPSNSGWCGKLVCDDFSGYKACFELGVTEAGCLAHARRKFHELWANHGSPVGEQALKFFGELYDVEREVRELDPDERKRIRQLRSRPVADALRQWLSGQRQRVPEGSATAKAIDYSLKRWQALTRFIDDGELPADNNWVENQIRPIALGRNNWLFAGSLRAGQRAAAIMSLVHSARLNGHEPHAYLRDALERLPTQPASRIAELLPHRWNPAAI, via the coding sequence GTGATCGCCACCGACCGCATCGACACGCTGACACCCGAGCAACTGCGCCAGGCGCTGCATTCGGCGCTTGCCGAAGTCCAGCGTCACGAGCGCCAGGCCGCTCACGACCGCGCCCTCATCGACAAGCTTACGCACGAGATGGCGGTGCTCAAGCGGCTGAAGTTTGCCGCCAAGTCCGAGAGCTTCAACGCGGAGCAGAAGAGCCTTCTCGAAGAGGCGCTCGACGCCGATCTGGCTGCGCTGGCGCTGGAGATCGAGCAGCGCGAAGCTGGCAAGCCCAACTCCACCGAGAAACGCCAAGCCAAGCGCACCGCACTGCCGGCCGAACTGCCACGGCGCGAAGTGCGTCATGAGCCTGACAGCCTCACATGCGGTTGTGGCTGCCAGCTCAAGCGCATCGGCGAAGACGTGGCCGAGAAGCTCGACTACGTGCCCGGCGTCTTCACGGTCGAACGCCATGTCCGCGGCAAGTGGGTCTGCGGCCGGTGCGAGACCCTCGTGCAGGCGCCTGTCGCGCCGCACATCATCGACAAGGGCATCCCCACCACCGGGCTGCTGGCCCAAGTGCTGGTGGCCAAGTACCTGGATCACCTGCCGCTGTACCGGCAGGAAGGCATCTTTGGCCGGGCCGGTCTGGCCATCCCGCGCTCGACGCTGGCCGAGTGGGTGGGCCAATGCGGCGTGCAGTTGCAGCCACTGGTGGATGCGCTCAAGGCAGAGATGCTGGCCCGAGCCGTGCTGCACGCTGACGAGACACCGGTGGCCATGCTCAAGCCAGGCCACGGCAAGACACACCGGGCCTATCTGTGGAGCTATTGCACGACGGCCTACGACAGCCTGCGCGCTGTGGTCTTCGACTTCGCTGACAGCCGGGGCGGCCAGCACGTTCGGGCCTTCCTAGGCTTGGGGGAGCCAAGCAATTCGGGTTGGTGCGGCAAGCTCGTCTGCGACGACTTCTCGGGGTACAAGGCCTGCTTCGAGCTGGGCGTGACCGAGGCCGGATGCCTGGCCCACGCCAGACGCAAGTTCCATGAACTGTGGGCCAACCATGGCAGTCCAGTCGGCGAACAGGCGCTGAAGTTCTTTGGCGAGCTTTACGACGTCGAGCGTGAGGTCCGAGAACTGGATCCCGATGAGCGCAAGCGCATCCGGCAACTGCGCTCGCGACCCGTGGCCGATGCCTTGCGGCAGTGGTTGAGCGGGCAGCGGCAACGGGTCCCTGAAGGCTCAGCCACGGCCAAGGCCATCGACTACAGCCTCAAGCGTTGGCAGGCGCTGACGCGCTTCATCGACGATGGCGAGCTGCCTGCGGACAACAACTGGGTCGAGAACCAGATCAGGCCCATCGCCCTAGGTCGAAACAACTGGCTATTCGCTGGCAGCCTGCGTGCGGGTCAGCGTGCGGCTGCCATCATGAGTCTGGTGCACTCGGCGAGGCTGAATGGGCATGAACCGCATGCCTACCTGCGCGACGCGCTGGAGCGCTTGCCCACGCAGCCGGCCAGTCGGATCGCCGAGTTGTTGCCGCACCGCTGGAATCCCGCCGCCATCTGA
- a CDS encoding ATP-binding protein, translated as MVVGGGSSAFAARFRTIFVNGKRATRLCPCGHHGSSLRACRCSPDLVARYQAKLSGPFLDRIDVQVEVPAVAPATLAAAAEGESSEQMAARVSLARQTALSRQGCSNAALSGPLLDRHCPLDASASRFLQGAAARLGWSGRGYHRVLRVARTIADLAGAETIQVAHLAEAIQYRRVLSVG; from the coding sequence ATGGTGGTTGGAGGTGGTAGCTCCGCTTTTGCCGCGCGCTTCCGCACCATTTTCGTGAATGGCAAAAGAGCAACGCGACTATGCCCCTGCGGCCACCACGGCAGCAGCCTTCGCGCCTGCCGCTGCTCGCCAGACCTGGTGGCGCGCTACCAGGCCAAGCTCAGCGGGCCGTTTCTGGACCGTATCGACGTGCAGGTCGAGGTACCGGCCGTGGCCCCCGCCACCTTGGCTGCAGCGGCCGAGGGTGAGAGCAGCGAACAGATGGCGGCCCGGGTCAGCCTCGCTCGCCAGACCGCTCTGAGCCGCCAGGGCTGCAGCAACGCGGCATTGAGCGGCCCGCTGCTGGACAGGCACTGCCCGCTGGACGCGAGCGCTTCCAGGTTTCTGCAAGGCGCCGCCGCGCGGCTGGGCTGGTCGGGCCGCGGCTATCACCGTGTGCTGCGAGTGGCGCGCACGATCGCGGATCTGGCAGGCGCCGAGACGATACAGGTCGCGCATCTGGCCGAGGCGATCCAGTACCGGCGGGTGTTGAGCGTCGGCTGA
- a CDS encoding NC domain protein has translation MMIMSQAPIRVIARAKLSGIGEHVGVQLPDGRVAHRTPEGNEVVSLEAFAQSRKLRELRRASLADHGAILQRVEESMQASANYRLGDNNCEHYAAYLMGELPRSPQMQGLATLAAIGAVLVLAK, from the coding sequence ATGATGATCATGAGTCAAGCGCCGATCCGAGTCATAGCACGCGCCAAGCTGTCAGGCATTGGGGAGCACGTTGGAGTTCAGTTGCCTGATGGGCGAGTTGCTCACCGGACACCGGAAGGCAATGAAGTCGTATCGCTTGAGGCGTTTGCCCAAAGCCGGAAACTGCGTGAGTTGCGCCGAGCCTCTTTGGCAGACCACGGGGCGATTCTTCAACGGGTTGAGGAGTCGATGCAGGCATCAGCGAACTATCGTCTCGGCGACAACAACTGTGAGCACTATGCGGCCTATCTGATGGGCGAGTTGCCACGAAGTCCACAGATGCAGGGACTGGCGACGCTTGCCGCAATCGGCGCGGTCTTGGTATTAGCCAAGTAG
- a CDS encoding iron ABC transporter permease yields the protein MPAETARAALSVVRSRHFDPVRPGAWLAGALVLGFLLLFLVLPVGKVFVAAFADGDGSLTLGHFGAFFDQGLMRESFFNSLFVATASAVVAALIAVPLAYFTVRFQFRGALLIQTLGVLPLIMPPFVGAAALQLIFGRSGSVNLLLNQGFGFSLPIMEGLNGVIFVEAIHYFPFILMNLTVALRNIDGAMEEAALNLGCTGWRLFRRVIFPLAMPGFVAGASLVFVKVFDDLGTPLVLGQTNMLAPQAYLRITQVGLEDPMGYVIAVIMVVFSITAMALSARVLAGRDYATLQKGGASIARRELSPMGAVAAYGWIALVLLVVLSPHLGVLLLSLAQVWSFSPLPDAYTLAHYQTVFQDAGGMMKNTLLYCGLAAGLDVALGVTIAYLMLRTQLPARKWLDGIATASLAVPGIVLAIGYLRLFKGVVVPGTDMLLTSTWVVIMLAYAVRRLPYALRSCVAALQQIHVSLEEAAESLGATKLRTLQRIVVPLMAGGILAGFVTSFITAAVELSATILLSSAESQAPMSYGIYLYMQSVAGRGPGAALGVLAIAVVAMGTYVSHVVVERSGQDLKRGPR from the coding sequence ATGCCTGCCGAGACCGCCCGCGCGGCGCTGTCCGTCGTCCGCTCGCGCCACTTTGACCCGGTGCGGCCCGGCGCCTGGCTGGCCGGGGCCCTGGTGCTGGGCTTTCTGCTGCTGTTCCTGGTGCTGCCGGTGGGCAAGGTGTTTGTCGCGGCCTTTGCCGATGGCGACGGCAGCCTGACGCTGGGCCACTTCGGCGCCTTCTTCGATCAGGGGCTGATGCGGGAGTCCTTCTTCAACAGCCTGTTCGTGGCCACCGCCTCGGCCGTCGTGGCGGCGCTGATCGCCGTACCCCTGGCCTACTTCACAGTGCGCTTCCAGTTCCGCGGCGCGCTGCTGATACAGACACTGGGCGTGCTGCCACTGATCATGCCGCCCTTCGTCGGTGCTGCGGCCCTGCAGCTGATCTTCGGCCGGTCGGGTTCGGTGAACCTGTTGCTGAACCAGGGGTTCGGCTTCTCGCTGCCCATCATGGAGGGGCTGAACGGGGTGATCTTTGTCGAGGCGATTCACTACTTCCCCTTCATCCTGATGAACCTGACGGTGGCGCTGCGCAATATCGACGGTGCGATGGAGGAGGCGGCGCTGAATCTGGGCTGCACCGGCTGGCGCCTGTTCCGGCGCGTCATCTTCCCGCTGGCCATGCCCGGCTTCGTCGCCGGGGCCTCGCTGGTATTCGTCAAGGTCTTCGACGATCTGGGCACGCCGCTGGTGCTGGGACAGACCAATATGCTGGCGCCCCAGGCCTATCTGCGCATCACCCAGGTCGGGCTGGAGGACCCGATGGGCTATGTGATCGCGGTGATCATGGTCGTGTTCTCCATCACCGCGATGGCCCTGTCGGCGCGGGTGCTGGCGGGCCGGGACTACGCTACCTTGCAGAAAGGCGGCGCCAGCATCGCCAGGCGCGAGCTGTCACCGATGGGCGCGGTCGCCGCCTATGGCTGGATCGCCCTGGTGCTGCTGGTCGTGCTGAGCCCCCACCTGGGCGTGCTGCTGCTGTCGCTGGCCCAGGTCTGGAGCTTCTCGCCGCTGCCCGATGCCTACACGCTGGCCCACTACCAGACCGTGTTCCAGGACGCCGGCGGCATGATGAAGAACACCCTGCTGTACTGCGGCCTGGCCGCCGGCCTGGACGTGGCGCTGGGCGTGACGATTGCCTACCTGATGCTGCGCACCCAGCTGCCGGCCCGCAAGTGGCTGGACGGGATTGCCACCGCCTCGCTGGCCGTGCCCGGCATCGTGCTGGCGATCGGCTATCTGCGGCTGTTCAAGGGCGTGGTGGTGCCAGGCACCGACATGCTGCTGACCAGCACCTGGGTCGTCATCATGCTGGCCTATGCGGTGCGGCGTCTGCCCTATGCGCTGCGCTCCTGCGTCGCCGCGCTGCAGCAGATCCATGTGTCCCTGGAAGAGGCTGCCGAAAGCCTGGGCGCCACCAAGCTGCGCACCCTGCAGCGCATCGTCGTGCCGCTGATGGCCGGCGGCATCCTGGCCGGCTTCGTCACCAGCTTCATCACCGCCGCGGTGGAGTTGTCGGCCACCATCCTGCTCTCGTCCGCCGAGTCGCAGGCGCCGATGAGCTACGGCATCTATCTGTATATGCAAAGCGTGGCCGGCCGGGGGCCCGGGGCTGCGCTGGGGGTGCTGGCCATTGCCGTGGTGGCCATGGGCACCTATGTCTCTCACGTGGTGGTGGAGCGCAGCGGCCAGGATTTGAAACGAGGTCCGAGATGA
- a CDS encoding transposase, which produces MTSDKPVKRRHYSEALKAQVMAECEAPGASVAKVALAHGINANVVHRWRQLAREDQPAVPAISSGFIPVPLAPSPIPPVVPASSDIQVQLRRGATTMTITWPVSAAADFAAWTRELLR; this is translated from the coding sequence ATGACAAGCGACAAACCGGTTAAGCGACGGCACTACAGCGAAGCACTGAAGGCGCAGGTGATGGCCGAGTGCGAAGCGCCGGGCGCCTCGGTGGCGAAGGTGGCCCTGGCCCATGGCATCAATGCCAACGTCGTGCACCGCTGGCGCCAACTCGCCCGCGAAGACCAGCCCGCTGTGCCCGCGATCTCAAGCGGCTTCATCCCGGTGCCCCTTGCCCCATCGCCCATACCGCCAGTGGTGCCGGCCAGCTCCGACATCCAGGTCCAACTGCGTCGAGGCGCAACAACGATGACGATCACCTGGCCGGTGTCGGCCGCTGCCGACTTCGCCGCCTGGACCCGCGAGTTGCTCCGATGA
- the tnpB gene encoding IS66 family insertion sequence element accessory protein TnpB (TnpB, as the term is used for proteins encoded by IS66 family insertion elements, is considered an accessory protein, since TnpC, encoded by a neighboring gene, is a DDE family transposase.), with amino-acid sequence MIRVDAVWLAVEPLDMRAGTEAALARVVQVFGAARPHHAYLFANRRANRMKVLVHDGIGVWLAARRLNQGKFVWPRDAGLTLALTQQQLGALVLGLPWQRIGEAGIISVL; translated from the coding sequence ATGATCCGTGTGGACGCCGTGTGGCTGGCGGTCGAGCCGCTGGACATGCGCGCTGGCACTGAGGCTGCACTGGCTCGCGTGGTGCAGGTCTTCGGCGCTGCCCGGCCCCACCATGCCTACCTGTTCGCCAACCGCCGGGCCAATCGCATGAAGGTGCTGGTGCACGATGGCATTGGCGTCTGGCTGGCCGCCAGGCGACTCAACCAGGGCAAGTTCGTCTGGCCCCGCGATGCCGGGCTGACCCTGGCGCTCACGCAGCAGCAGCTCGGCGCACTGGTGCTGGGCCTGCCCTGGCAGCGCATCGGCGAAGCCGGCATCATCAGCGTGCTGTAG